Proteins found in one Triticum aestivum cultivar Chinese Spring chromosome 4D, IWGSC CS RefSeq v2.1, whole genome shotgun sequence genomic segment:
- the LOC123095919 gene encoding uncharacterized protein isoform X2 has translation MEQLGMSRMSVGKTEALKRSMELSTFMDTNRPIQIMDGLTEYSDSTGSVKMDGFGPFLEAAIREKADISNCFMEQIMSGMSPLTVAVNYLLNKGTNPNNEDNIGFTPIHYAVKEENDGLVRLLLSKGASADISSREGTPLHMAVSLGNLDILKTLLQHNADPNRVCSDLGTPMTAAALFADTKCAAPGKISESVALECMKLLFKAGADLNFSTPDTPLVIAASKGLSKCVKYLLEVGADANISINIGTMTPIEIAADSGRRDLMEILFPYTSPIPSVSNWSVDGIIINAQLRHLKGKHKQIDKDSKVKGKEGAGALKKSRFKEITLDPADAMMYSQRSLRTVMSSEAQASTDCVRLRPNWRNDDQSINPSNSQAAGQESVSGCRISDEKIDSSSTLGCSEQAIVAQQLVDQIVQIFIKVLDYPSVSVQMECNTSIREMVYIELAKRQICLSDLYVKCDGRIISPESTLILSVTDSTYTILPRLRGGAPSDISFRNLSVENRPLYKLIISTGDNLFEVVKFRGNWPIWLNAEYCVLLSEFGRRIYRMLFELLEHYHSMNRCLEAFTVHDILYLPRFKCLEFLNVAHHQSTRELYFQNLRDVRTILVNMLWYNPSKLSPKRVAGFHELNPTISILPHLLAVATNELQNTINKKEGDAGVTEQWRRRFLVDPAGKSSSARYCLISAVDLHCDYLSNNNRGPFNNCFEVLQHDWTASVQKIPPMKKVLTHKIWDIANQNYVIFAFHPRLTRHAWKFGRNWVTHSHAGELLSKCTKTLLCDYTDPAPPEGLDDNQTKMKEILYMQ, from the exons ATGGAGCAGCTTGGGATGTCCCGTATGA GTGTGGGGAAGACGGAAGCACTGAAGCGGTCAATGGAGTTGTCCACCTTCATGGACACCAACCGGCCCATAC AGATAATGGATGGCTTAACGGAGTATAGCGATTCAACGGGCTCTGTGAAGATGGATGGCTTTGGACCATTTCTAGAGGCAGCAATCAGGGAGAAGGCAGATATATCAAATTGCTTCATGGAGCAGATCATGTCTG GCATGTCACCTTTAACAGTGGCTGTGAATTATTTGCTTAACAAAGGCACCAATCCGAATAATGAAGACAATATCGGGTTTACTCCTATCCATTATGCTGTGAAGGAAG AGAATGATGGATTGGTGCGATTGTTACTATCCAAAGGAGCTAGTGCTGATATATCTTCTCGTGAAGGGACGCCGCTACACATGGCTGTGTCCCTTGGGAATCTGGACATTCTTAAGACTTTATTGCAGCACAATGCTGAT CCGAACAGGGTTTGTTCAGATTTAGGAACACCGATGACTGCCGCGGCTCTCTTTGCTGATACTAAATGTGCAGCTCCTGGAAAAATTTCTGAGTCCGTTGCTTTAGAGTGCATGAAGCTACTTTTCAAG GCTGGTGCTGATCTCAACTTTTCAACTCCTGATACTCCATTAGTTATAGCAGCCAGCAAAGGCTTGTCTAAATGTGTCAAGTACTTGTTGGAGGTCGGTGCAGATGCCAATATTTCAATAAACATT GGAACTATGACACCGATAGAGATAGCTGCAGATTCTGGAAGAAGAGATCTGATGGAGATTCTATTTCCATACACTTCACCTATTCCATCTGTGTCAAACTGGAGCGTTGATGGAATCATTATAAACGCACAATTAAGACACTTGAAGGGGAAG CATAAGCAAATTGATAAAGATAGCAAGGTTAAGGGGAAAGAGGGTGCTGGCGCATTAAAAAAGTCCCGTTTCAAG GAAATCACACTGGATCCTGCAGATGCAATGATGTATTCACAAAGGAGCCTTCGCACTGTAATGAGTAGTGAAGCACAGGCTTCTACTGATTGTGTAAGGCTGCGACCTAATTGGCGAAATG ATGATCAATCGATCAATCCGAGCAATTCACAAGCTGCAGGCCAAGAGTCTGTGAGCGGCTGTCGGATTTCTGATGAAAAAATTGACAGTAGTTCAACCCTTGGTTGCAGTGAGCAGGCTATTGTAGCCCAACAATTAGTGGACCAAATTGTTCAG ATCTTTATCAAAGTTCTGGATTATCCATCAGTATCAGTTCAAATGGAGTGCAATACCTCAATTCGAGAAATGGTTTACATTGAACTGGCGAAGCGTCAGATTTGTCTTTCTGATCTCTATGTAAAATGTGATGGGCGGATCATCAGCCCAGAAAGCACACTTATCTTAAGTGTTACTGATTCTACTTATACCATCCTTCCAAGGTTAAGGGGTGGTGCTCCAAGTGACATAAG CTTTAGGAATCTATCAGTAGAGAATAGGCCACTCTATAAACTTATAATATCAACTGGTGACAATTTATTTGAGGTTGTTAAATTCAGAGGTAATTGGCCAATTTGGCTTAATGCAGAGTACTGTGTATTGCTGAGTGAATTTGGCCGGAGGATTTACAGGATGCTGTTTGAATTGCTTGAGCACTACCACAGCATGAACCGCTGCCTTGAAGCATTTACAGTTCATGATATTCTGTATCTACCCCGGTTCAAGTGTTTAGAATTTCTCAATGTTGCTCATCATCAGTCAACTAGAGAATTGTATTTCCAGAATCTTAGGGATGTTAGAACTATTCTGGTGAATATGTTATGGTATAATCCATCAAAGTTGTCTCCAAAAAGGGTAGCTGGTTTTCATGAACTCAATCCAACTATCAGCATACTCCCGCATCTGCTTGCGGTTGCAACTAATGAACTGCAAAACACCATAAATAAGAAGGAGGGTGACGCTGGAGTAACAGAGCAGTGGAGGAGACGATTTCTTGTAGATCCAGCAGGCAAGAGCTCTTCTGCGAGATATTGTTTGATATCGGCAGTCGATTTGCACTGTGATTACTTGAGTAACAACAACAGAGGTCCGTTCAATAATTGCTTTGAAGTCCTACAGCATGATTGGACGGCCAGTGTGCAGAAAATCCCACCAATGAAGAAAGTCCTAACTCATAAGATCTGGGACATTGCAAATCAG AACTATGTTATCTTCGCCTTCCATCCTCGTCTTACTCGACATGCATGGAAGTTTGGAAGGAACTGGGTAACACACTCTCACGCTGGG GAGCTCTTGTCGAAATGCACCAAAACTTTGCTCTGCGACTACACCGACCCAGCCCCGCCTGAAGGTCTGGATGACAACCAAACAAAGATGAAGGAAATACTGTATATGCAGTGA
- the LOC123095919 gene encoding uncharacterized protein isoform X1 yields MEQLGMSRMSVGKTEALKRSMELSTFMDTNRPIQIMDGLTEYSDSTGSVKMDGFGPFLEAAIREKADISNCFMEQIMSGMSPLTVAVNYLLNKGTNPNNEDNIGFTPIHYAVKEENDGLVRLLLSKGASADISSREGTPLHMAVSLGNLDILKTLLQHNADPNRVCSDLGTPMTAAALFADTKCAAPGKISESVALECMKLLFKAGADLNFSTPDTPLVIAASKGLSKCVKYLLEVGADANISINIGTMTPIEIAADSGRRDLMEILFPYTSPIPSVSNWSVDGIIINAQLRHLKGKHKQIDKDSKVKGKEGAGALKKSRFKEITLDPADAMMYSQRSLRTVMSSEAQASTDCVRLRPNWRNDDQSINPSNSQAAGQESVSGCRISDEKIDSSSTLGCSEQAIVAQQLVDQIVQIFIKVLDYPSVSVQMECNTSIREMVYIELAKRQICLSDLYVKCDGRIISPESTLILSVTDSTYTILPRLRGGAPSDISFRNLSVENRPLYKLIISTGDNLFEVVKFRGNWPIWLNAEYCVLLSEFGRRIYRMLFELLEHYHSMNRCLEAFTVHDILYLPRFKCLEFLNVAHHQSTRELYFQNLRDVRTILVNMLWYNPSKLSPKRVAGFHELNPTISILPHLLAVATNELQNTINKKEGDAGVTEQWRRRFLVDPAGKSSSARYCLISAVDLHCDYLSNNNRGPFNNCFEVLQHDWTASVQKIPPMKKVLTHKIWDIANQNYVIFAFHPRLTRHAWKFGRNWVTHSHAGLTSKEAEVILTFLYQELLSKCTKTLLCDYTDPAPPEGLDDNQTKMKEILYMQ; encoded by the exons ATGGAGCAGCTTGGGATGTCCCGTATGA GTGTGGGGAAGACGGAAGCACTGAAGCGGTCAATGGAGTTGTCCACCTTCATGGACACCAACCGGCCCATAC AGATAATGGATGGCTTAACGGAGTATAGCGATTCAACGGGCTCTGTGAAGATGGATGGCTTTGGACCATTTCTAGAGGCAGCAATCAGGGAGAAGGCAGATATATCAAATTGCTTCATGGAGCAGATCATGTCTG GCATGTCACCTTTAACAGTGGCTGTGAATTATTTGCTTAACAAAGGCACCAATCCGAATAATGAAGACAATATCGGGTTTACTCCTATCCATTATGCTGTGAAGGAAG AGAATGATGGATTGGTGCGATTGTTACTATCCAAAGGAGCTAGTGCTGATATATCTTCTCGTGAAGGGACGCCGCTACACATGGCTGTGTCCCTTGGGAATCTGGACATTCTTAAGACTTTATTGCAGCACAATGCTGAT CCGAACAGGGTTTGTTCAGATTTAGGAACACCGATGACTGCCGCGGCTCTCTTTGCTGATACTAAATGTGCAGCTCCTGGAAAAATTTCTGAGTCCGTTGCTTTAGAGTGCATGAAGCTACTTTTCAAG GCTGGTGCTGATCTCAACTTTTCAACTCCTGATACTCCATTAGTTATAGCAGCCAGCAAAGGCTTGTCTAAATGTGTCAAGTACTTGTTGGAGGTCGGTGCAGATGCCAATATTTCAATAAACATT GGAACTATGACACCGATAGAGATAGCTGCAGATTCTGGAAGAAGAGATCTGATGGAGATTCTATTTCCATACACTTCACCTATTCCATCTGTGTCAAACTGGAGCGTTGATGGAATCATTATAAACGCACAATTAAGACACTTGAAGGGGAAG CATAAGCAAATTGATAAAGATAGCAAGGTTAAGGGGAAAGAGGGTGCTGGCGCATTAAAAAAGTCCCGTTTCAAG GAAATCACACTGGATCCTGCAGATGCAATGATGTATTCACAAAGGAGCCTTCGCACTGTAATGAGTAGTGAAGCACAGGCTTCTACTGATTGTGTAAGGCTGCGACCTAATTGGCGAAATG ATGATCAATCGATCAATCCGAGCAATTCACAAGCTGCAGGCCAAGAGTCTGTGAGCGGCTGTCGGATTTCTGATGAAAAAATTGACAGTAGTTCAACCCTTGGTTGCAGTGAGCAGGCTATTGTAGCCCAACAATTAGTGGACCAAATTGTTCAG ATCTTTATCAAAGTTCTGGATTATCCATCAGTATCAGTTCAAATGGAGTGCAATACCTCAATTCGAGAAATGGTTTACATTGAACTGGCGAAGCGTCAGATTTGTCTTTCTGATCTCTATGTAAAATGTGATGGGCGGATCATCAGCCCAGAAAGCACACTTATCTTAAGTGTTACTGATTCTACTTATACCATCCTTCCAAGGTTAAGGGGTGGTGCTCCAAGTGACATAAG CTTTAGGAATCTATCAGTAGAGAATAGGCCACTCTATAAACTTATAATATCAACTGGTGACAATTTATTTGAGGTTGTTAAATTCAGAGGTAATTGGCCAATTTGGCTTAATGCAGAGTACTGTGTATTGCTGAGTGAATTTGGCCGGAGGATTTACAGGATGCTGTTTGAATTGCTTGAGCACTACCACAGCATGAACCGCTGCCTTGAAGCATTTACAGTTCATGATATTCTGTATCTACCCCGGTTCAAGTGTTTAGAATTTCTCAATGTTGCTCATCATCAGTCAACTAGAGAATTGTATTTCCAGAATCTTAGGGATGTTAGAACTATTCTGGTGAATATGTTATGGTATAATCCATCAAAGTTGTCTCCAAAAAGGGTAGCTGGTTTTCATGAACTCAATCCAACTATCAGCATACTCCCGCATCTGCTTGCGGTTGCAACTAATGAACTGCAAAACACCATAAATAAGAAGGAGGGTGACGCTGGAGTAACAGAGCAGTGGAGGAGACGATTTCTTGTAGATCCAGCAGGCAAGAGCTCTTCTGCGAGATATTGTTTGATATCGGCAGTCGATTTGCACTGTGATTACTTGAGTAACAACAACAGAGGTCCGTTCAATAATTGCTTTGAAGTCCTACAGCATGATTGGACGGCCAGTGTGCAGAAAATCCCACCAATGAAGAAAGTCCTAACTCATAAGATCTGGGACATTGCAAATCAG AACTATGTTATCTTCGCCTTCCATCCTCGTCTTACTCGACATGCATGGAAGTTTGGAAGGAACTGGGTAACACACTCTCACGCTGGG CTAACCTCCAAGGAAGCAGAGGTTATACTCACCTTCCTATATCAGGAGCTCTTGTCGAAATGCACCAAAACTTTGCTCTGCGACTACACCGACCCAGCCCCGCCTGAAGGTCTGGATGACAACCAAACAAAGATGAAGGAAATACTGTATATGCAGTGA